One Gigantopelta aegis isolate Gae_Host chromosome 1, Gae_host_genome, whole genome shotgun sequence genomic region harbors:
- the LOC121379534 gene encoding uncharacterized protein LOC121379534: MAVLPADIAVLPADIAVLPADIAMLPADITVLPAGIAVLPADIAVLPADIAMLPADIAVLPADIAVLPANITVLPADIAVLPAGIAVLPANITVLPADITVLPAGIAVLPADIAVLPADIAMLPADIAVLPADIAVLPADIAVLPADIAVLPANITVLPADITVLPAGIAVLPADIAVLPADIAMLPADITVLPADIAVLPADITVLPADIAVLPADIAVLPADIAVLPADIPVLPADIAVLPADITVLPADITVLPADIPVLPADIAVLPADIAVLPADIPVLPADITVLPADIAVLPADIPVLPADITVLPADIAVLPADITVLPADITVLPADITVLPADITVLPADITVLPADITVLPADITVLPADITVLPADITVLPADIAVLPADIAVLPADIAVLPADIAVLPADIAVLPANITVLPADIAVLPADIAVLPADIPVLPADITVLPADIAVLPADITVLPADIAVLPADIAVLPADIAVLPADITVLPADIAVLPADITVLPADIAVLPADIAVLPADIAVLPADIAVLPADIAVLPADITVLPADITVLPADIAVLPADITVLPADIAVLPADIAVLPADIAVLPADIAVLPADIAVLPADITVLPADIPGTGLYCI, encoded by the coding sequence ATGGCAGTGTTACCTGCAGACATAGCAGTGTTACCTGCAGACATAGCAGTGTTACCTGCTGACATAGCAATGTTACCTGCAGACATAACAGTGTTACCTGCAGGCATAGCAGTGTTACCTGCTGACATAGCAGTGTTACCTGCAGACATAGCAATGTTACCTGCTGACATAGCAGTGTTACCTGCAGACATAGCAGTGTTACCTGCAAACATAACAGTGTTACCTGCTGACATAGCAGTGTTACCTGCAGGCATAGCAGTGTTACCTGCAAACATAACAGTGTTACCTGCTGACATAACAGTGTTACCTGCAGGCATAGCAGTGTTACCTGCTGACATAGCAGTGTTACCTGCAGACATAGCAATGTTACCTGCTGACATAGCAGTGTTACCTGCTGACATAGCAGTGTTACCTGCTGACATAGCAGTGTTACCTGCAGACATAGCAGTGTTACCTGCAAACATAACAGTGTTACCTGCTGACATAACAGTGTTACCTGCAGGCATAGCAGTGTTACCTGCAGACATAGCAGTGTTACCTGCAGACATAGCAATGTTACCTGCTGACATAACAGTGTTACCTGCAGACATAGCAGTGTTACCTGCAGACATAACAGTGTTACCTGCTGACATAGCAGTGTTACCTGCTGACATAGCAGTGTTACCTGCAGACATAGCAGTGTTACCTGCTGACATACCAGTGTTACCTGCAGACATAGCAGTGTTACCTGCAGACATAACAGTGTTACCTGCTGACATAACAGTGTTACCTGCAGACATACCAGTGTTACCTGCAGACATAGCAGTGTTACCTGCAGACATAGCAGTGTTACCTGCAGACATACCAGTGTTACCTGCAGACATAACAGTGTTACCTGCAGACATAGCAGTGTTACCTGCAGACATACCAGTGTTACCTGCAGACATAACAGTGTTACCTGCTGACATAGCAGTGTTACCTGCAGACATAACAGTGTTACCTGCAGACATAACAGTGTTACCTGCTGACATAACAGTGTTACCTGCAGACATAACAGTGTTACCTGCAGACATAACAGTGTTACCTGCTGACATAACAGTGTTACCTGCAGACATAACAGTGTTACCTGCAGACATAACAGTGTTACCTGCTGACATAACAGTGTTACCTGCTGACATAGCAGTGTTACCTGCAGACATAGCAGTGTTACCTGCAGACATAGCAGTGTTACCTGCTGACATAGCAGTGTTACCTGCAGACATAGCAGTGTTACCTGCAAACATAACAGTGTTACCTGCTGACATAGCAGTGTTACCTGCAGACATAGCAGTGTTACCTGCTGACATACCAGTGTTACCTGCAGACATAACAGTGTTACCTGCTGACATAGCAGTGTTACCTGCAGACATAACAGTGTTACCCGCTGACATAGCAGTGTTACCTGCAGACATAGCAGTGTTACCCGCTGACATAGCAGTGTTACCTGCTGACATAACAGTGTTACCTGCTGACATAGCAGTGTTACCTGCAGACATAACAGTGTTACCTGCAGACATAGCAGTGTTACCTGCAGACATAGCAGTGTTACCCGCTGACATAGCAGTGTTACCTGCTGACATAGCAGTGTTACCTGCTGACATAGCAGTGTTACCTGCAGACATAACAGTGTTACCCGCTGACATAACAGTGTTACCTGCTGACATAGCAGTGTTACCTGCAGACATAACAGTGTTACCTGCAGACATAGCAGTGTTACCTGCAGACATAGCAGTGTTACCCGCTGACATAGCAGTGTTACCTGCTGACATAGCAGTGTTACCTGCTGACATAGCAGTGTTACCTGCAGACATAACAGTGTTACCCGCTGACATACCAGGAACTGGACTGTactgtatttaa
- the LOC121367982 gene encoding proton-coupled folate transporter-like, translating to MAEMVLFLSKTGESMLDAIIRPYIVQAVCRDMSSGNTLMCTSTNDVYSVQDDVQSTAARYIMYYRILMTVPAVLLALLCGAWSDRNGRKISMAIPGVGGVLSVVVFLITFKYKEHTLPLILVGAAIQGMFGKASLLPMAVQSYVSDITDDDQRTHKMGRLMSMQYIGMFAGSLLASILEDTTSLEVALCAGSAVHALTVFITLFWIQEVVPGQTSKTESDSDLKCTLFSLSGLMQSLTVLSKERKNNFRSIIVILFISALINQICRIGDADVTVLFVQRSPLFWPESWYGYLLALDYCVMGAVLLLLLPLLSNVLHFSDVTLLMIAIFFKLIRSFWAGFCTKTWMMYTSMAIGGLAGMLTPVIRSFTSKHVQDDEQGKAFSLLSSGETASKLLGSIIFTNIYSATVSLFPGLTYLFEGFLYLVMFLMMVWLYKLTQFKQSDSVMHPLANRSPKVYTEDRE from the coding sequence ATGGCTGAAATGGTTTTATTTCTCTCTAAAACAGGAGAGTCGATGTTGGACGCGATAATACGACCTTACATAGTGCAGGCCGTGTGTCGAGACATGTCCAGTGGCAACACGCTGATGTGCACCTCCACCAACGACGTCTACAGTGTCCAGGACGACGTCCAGAGCACGGCCGCCAGGTATATCATGTACTACAGGATCCTGATGACCGTGCCCGCGGTCTTGCTGGCACTTCTCTGTGGTGCGTGGAGCGACAGAAACGGTCGGAAAATCTCCATGGCTATTCCCGGAGTCGGTGGTGTTCTTTCCGTCGTGGTGTTCTTAATTACATTCAAGTATAAAGAACACACCCTTCCTCTCATTCTGGTGGGAGCTGCAATCCAAGGAATGTTCGGAAAGGCGTCTCTGTTGCCCATGGCGGTACAGAGTTATGTTTCTGACATCACTGACGATGATCAAAGAACTCACAAGATGGGCCGACTGATGTCAATGCAGTATATCGGTATGTTTGCGGGTTCTCTCCTCGCTAGCATTCTCGAGGACACAACCAGCCTCGAAGTAGCTCTGTGTGCTGGGTCGGCTGTTCACGCTTTAACTGTTTTCATAACTCTGTTCTGGATACAAGAGGTCGTTCCCGGACAGACAAGTAAAACGGAGTCTGACTCCGACCTCAAATGCACATTGTTTAGTTTGTCTGGATTAATGCAGTCACTGACGGTTCTGTCAAAGGAACGAAAGAATAACTTCAGATCGATTATtgtcattcttttcatttctgCACTCATCAATCAAATATGCAGGATAGGCGATGCTGACGTGACGGTGCTTTTTGTACAGAGAAGTCCTCTGTTTTGGCCAGAGTCCTGGTACGGATATCTACTCGCTCTGGATTACTGTGTCATGGGAGCCGTTCTCCTCCTGTTGTTACCTCTCCtatcaaatgtgttacattttTCAGACGTCACGCTTTTGATGATAGCGATTTTCTTCAAGCTGATTAGGTCGTTCTGGGCGGGATTCTGTACAAAAACATGGATGATGTACACGAGTATGGCCATAGGAGGATTGGCAGGGATGTTGACACCAGTTATACGTTCATTTACGAGCAAACACGTGCAAGACGACGAACAAGGCAAAGCGTTTTCCTTACTCTCAAGTGGAGAGACAGCTTCCAAACTTCTCGGGTCAATAATATTCACTAATATCTATAGCGCGACAGTATCCTTGTTTCCAGGTCTGACTTACCTGTTCGAAGGATTTCTATATTTGGTGATGTTTTTGATGATGGTTTGGCTTTACAAACTAACTCAGTTCAAACAATCGGACAGTGTAATGCATCCTTTAGCTAACAGGTCGCCAAAGGTTTATACAGAGGATAGAGAATAA